A genomic stretch from Theobroma cacao cultivar B97-61/B2 chromosome 4, Criollo_cocoa_genome_V2, whole genome shotgun sequence includes:
- the LOC18602002 gene encoding putative glutamine amidotransferase-like protein RP404 → MASLPPRVLIVSRRTVRKNKFVDFIGEYHLDLIVGYGAVPVIVPRVSGLDNLLDSFKPFHGVLLCEGEDIDPSLYETETSSLSAEELEEIKKMHAGDTAIDKEKDSIELKLAKLCLERNIPYFGICRGSQILNVACGGTLYQDIGKELPQKFPEVQSVSHMNYDNYDGHRHVIKLVENTPLYHWFKKSMNKKTMEIFVNSYHHQGVKQLARRFVPMAFAPDGLIEGFYDPEAYNPQEGKFLIGLQFHPERMRLPGSEEFDYPGCATAYKEFVGAAIAYQKKLFKTSTAQSRNEEEENNCSKFSLRPSKQFTVLDEAKFLKSEMSNATLTFQEEVRLMEVGATVRNSSSYFDKMKSIKGKEVVAKRLMGKMSTEHVSSLMSFYQMMGQICSEVLQTKLHGDGSELSF, encoded by the exons ATGGCTAGTCTCCCTCCTCGCGTTCTAATAGTCTCTAGAAGAACTGTTCGCAAGAACAAGTTTGTTGATTTCATCG GTGAATATCATCTTGATCTAATAGTAGGATATGGAGCAGTTCCTGTCATTGTTCCACGAGTTTCAGGGCTTGATAACTTGTTAGATAGCTTCAAGCCGTTCCATGGAGTTCTTCTATGTGAAGGAGAGGACATTGACCCTTCTCTATATGAAACCGAAACATCTAGCCTTTCAGCGGAAGAGTTagaagaaatcaagaaaatgCATGCTGGTGACACTGCCattgacaaagaaaaagactCTATTGAACTAAAACTTGCAAAGCTTTGCCTTGAAAGGAATATACCATATTTTGGAATTTGCAGGGGTTCACAGATTTTAAATGTGGCATGTGGGGGAACCCTCTATCAAGATATAGGGAAAGAGCTGCCTCAGAAATTTCCTGAAGTTCAAAGTGTTAGCCACATGAACTATGACAACTATGACGGACATCGGCATGTGATAAAGTTGGTGGAAAATACCCCACTTTATCATTGGTTTAAGAAATCGATGAACAAGAAAACTATGGAGATTTTTGTGAATAGTTATCATCATCAAGGAGTTAAACAATTGGCTAGACGCTTTGTCCCTATGGCTTTTGCACCTGATGGTTTGATTGAGGGATTCTATGACCCAGAAGCATATAATCCTCAGGAAGGTAAGTTTCTGATCGGTCTACAGTTTCATCCCGAGCGAATGCGACTTCCGGGTTCAGAAGAATTTGATTATCCAGGCTGTGCAACTGCTTATAAG GAATTTGTGGGAGCAGCTATTGCATATCAGAAGAAgcttttcaaaaccagtacagctcaatcaagaaatgaagaagagGAAAATAATTGCTCGAAGTTCTCACTTCGTCCATCAAAACAATTTACAGTGCTAGATGAGGCTAAATTTCTTAAG TCCGAAATGTCCAATGCAACTTTGACTTTCCAAGAAGAGGTTAGGCTAATGGAAGTAGGTGCAACAGTGAGGAATTCATCTTCCTACTTTgataaaatgaaatcaatcaAAGGGAAAGAAGTTGTAGCAAAAAGGTTGATGGGAAAGATGTCAACAGAACATGTATCTAGCCTCATGTCATTCTACCAAATGATGGGGCAAATCTGTTCAGAAGTGTTACAGACAAAACTACATGGAGATGGCAGTGAACTTAgcttttga